A window of the Lentimicrobium sp. L6 genome harbors these coding sequences:
- a CDS encoding FMN-binding protein, with protein MIYKIFIFIIMLTPITEIFRSGVGFNHGIEKRINRNLVKYFEKESFNKKTIAVHDSILTKTNSYFYQVENTLKTRGGYMVITIANGCKVGGCDVEHEVDEEFEQFWVYSFYSSEAELLDLKILDYQSEHGYEITSKWWLKQFVKHQKETYRYGKNIDGISGATISIKSMIREMNYLEQIMPAVILLSAK; from the coding sequence ATGATATATAAGATTTTCATATTCATTATAATGCTCACTCCCATCACCGAAATATTTCGGTCGGGAGTGGGTTTTAATCATGGAATAGAAAAAAGAATCAACAGAAACCTCGTTAAATATTTTGAAAAGGAAAGTTTCAATAAGAAAACAATCGCTGTTCACGATAGTATTTTGACTAAAACCAATAGCTACTTCTATCAGGTAGAAAATACTTTAAAAACTAGAGGAGGTTATATGGTGATTACTATTGCCAATGGTTGTAAAGTTGGAGGTTGCGATGTGGAGCATGAAGTGGACGAGGAGTTTGAGCAATTTTGGGTCTATAGCTTTTATAGTTCTGAAGCTGAGTTATTGGACTTGAAAATTCTAGATTATCAATCTGAGCATGGTTATGAGATAACGAGTAAATGGTGGTTAAAGCAATTCGTAAAACACCAGAAAGAAACCTATAGGTACGGTAAAAATATCGATGGAATATCGGGAGCAACTATTTCAATAAAATCAATGATTCGGGAGATGAATTATTTAGAACAAATTATGCCTGCCGTTATCTTACTATCAGCTAAATAA
- a CDS encoding SpoIIE family protein phosphatase, with translation MNNLENSIHIDVNCQQINHEGERICGDVFVSKKIEQENRIICVLSDGMGHGVKANMLATLTATMAVNFAKEHKEPTKIAEIIMKTLPVCSVRQISYSTFTIIDIEIGGRVSILEYDNPQCTIFRGSEIFDPGWQCLLLEEGKNKKELLYTSFEPQKEDRILFWSDGIAQSGLGSERYPFGWGVSDAVKFVRDKIAKNPIISARKLSVLTVNKAFQNDLYHSKDDTSTACIYFREPRKLLLSTGPPIRKSSDKELAEIVRSFPGRKVVAGGTTADIIAREFGVKIVDSLDFDDPDLPPESHMDGIDLVTEGILTLSKVANILKNYTSDQDLGDGPADKMVKMFIRSDEIHILVGTKINIAHQDPTLPVELEIRRTVAKRIARLLDQKFLKGGSVKFI, from the coding sequence ATGAATAATCTGGAAAATAGTATTCATATTGATGTCAATTGCCAGCAAATCAATCACGAAGGTGAGCGTATTTGTGGAGATGTTTTTGTGAGTAAAAAAATAGAACAAGAGAATAGAATCATCTGCGTATTATCTGATGGAATGGGGCATGGAGTCAAAGCAAATATGCTGGCTACTCTTACGGCTACTATGGCGGTTAATTTTGCCAAAGAGCATAAAGAACCAACCAAGATTGCCGAAATTATTATGAAGACACTTCCTGTTTGTAGTGTTCGACAAATTAGTTATTCCACCTTTACTATTATCGATATTGAAATAGGTGGGCGGGTTTCTATTTTAGAATATGATAATCCACAATGCACCATCTTTAGAGGAAGTGAAATATTTGATCCAGGGTGGCAATGTCTTCTTCTAGAGGAGGGGAAGAACAAGAAAGAATTACTCTATACATCATTTGAACCTCAAAAAGAAGACAGAATATTGTTTTGGTCAGATGGAATTGCTCAGTCAGGTTTAGGTAGCGAAAGGTATCCTTTTGGATGGGGAGTAAGTGATGCGGTGAAATTTGTTCGTGATAAAATAGCAAAGAATCCAATTATTTCGGCTCGTAAGCTGTCAGTACTTACTGTTAACAAAGCTTTTCAGAACGATCTCTATCATTCCAAAGATGATACCAGTACGGCCTGTATTTATTTTAGAGAACCCAGAAAACTACTACTCAGTACTGGACCTCCCATTAGGAAATCATCGGACAAGGAATTAGCAGAAATAGTGAGGAGTTTTCCAGGAAGAAAGGTTGTTGCAGGTGGAACCACCGCTGATATTATTGCTAGGGAATTCGGTGTGAAGATAGTGGATAGTCTAGATTTTGACGACCCCGATTTACCGCCAGAATCACACATGGATGGAATCGATTTAGTTACAGAAGGAATTTTAACTCTGAGCAAAGTGGCCAACATCCTTAAAAACTATACCAGTGATCAGGATTTGGGTGATGGCCCAGCTGACAAAATGGTGAAGATGTTTATCCGTAGTGATGAAATACATATTCTCGTTGGTACGAAGATTAATATCGCTCACCAGGATCCAACACTGCCAGTTGAATTAGAAATTAGAAGAACCGTGGCCAAAAGGATAGCTCGTCTTCTTGATCAGAAGTTTTTAAAGGGTGGGAGTGTGAAGTTTATCTAG
- the ileS gene encoding isoleucine--tRNA ligase encodes MAKYKDYKNLNLTNIAEETLKFWKEQNIFEKSLETRKEGEHFVFYEGPPSANGVPGIHHVMGRAIKDIVCRYQTLKGKYVSRKAGWDTHGLPVEIGVERSLGITKEDIGKKITVEEYNQACRTEVMKYKDLWDDLTVKMGYWVDLDDPYITFDNKYIESVWNLLSKINKKGLLYKGYTIQPFSPAAGTGLSTHELNQPGCYKDVKDTTLTAQFKVVRNEDSERLFADVEDELFFLAWTTTPWTLPSNTALAVGKKIEYVKIKTFNPYTHLPITAIIAKPLMGKYFPEKNAELKLEEYETGQKAIPFQVIGECVGTDLAGIRYEQLLPYAQPEDGDAFKVIIGDFVTTEDGTGIVHIAPSFGADDFKVAQQNGIGALTMVEKTGRFNEEMGEFAGRFVKSEYYADEDPLRKESVDVEIVIKLKKENRAFKSEKYTHSYPHCWRTDKPILYYPLDSWFIKTTEVKDKMIDLNKTINWKPKATGEGRFGNWLENLVDWNLSRSRFWGIPLPIWTSEDRTEQIVLGSAEELKIEVDKAYAAGVMTENPMENFVPGNMSKENYETFDFHRPYVDKIVLVSETGQKMFREPDLIDVWFDSGAMPYAQLHYPFENKELFEQNFPADFIAEGVDQTRGWFFTLHAIASMLFDGVAFKNVVSNGLVLDKNGNKMSKRLGNGVDPFETLGKYGPDATRWYMITNSQPWDNLKFDVAGIDEVRRKFFGTLHNTYAFFSLYANIDGFTYAEDDIEFSQRPEIDRWVLSELNSLVKEVDEAFGVFEPTRAGRAIARFVDEHLSNWFVRLSRRRFWKGEYSEDKISAYQTLYTCLETIAIISSPIAPFFTDNLFRDLNAVSGKRSEESIHLCMMPVADESKIDKDLEERMQMAQTYSSMVLSMRKKNKIRVRQPLNKVMIPILDERFKDQVEKITDLILSEVNVKTLEFMTEDSGMLVKKIKANFKALGPKYGKMMKQIAAAISHFSHDDIKQLENEGVYHIDINGVDVAIEVSDVEITTDDIPGWLIATQGALTIALDITLTEELREEGIARDIVNKVQGLRKDKGFEVTDQIHITIQKQVETDNAINNNNLYICSETLASELKLVDTELIGGEEVELSDSIKVIVKVEKIS; translated from the coding sequence ATGGCAAAATATAAAGATTACAAAAATTTAAACCTCACCAATATTGCTGAGGAAACGCTCAAATTTTGGAAAGAACAAAATATTTTCGAAAAGAGTTTAGAAACCCGTAAAGAAGGCGAGCATTTCGTGTTTTATGAAGGACCTCCATCAGCGAATGGAGTACCTGGAATTCATCATGTTATGGGTCGTGCCATTAAAGATATCGTTTGTCGTTACCAAACTTTAAAAGGAAAATATGTTTCTCGTAAAGCGGGTTGGGATACCCATGGTTTGCCAGTGGAAATTGGAGTAGAAAGAAGTCTTGGAATCACTAAAGAGGATATTGGTAAGAAAATTACCGTTGAAGAATACAATCAAGCTTGTCGTACTGAGGTGATGAAGTATAAAGACCTTTGGGACGATTTAACCGTAAAAATGGGATATTGGGTTGACCTCGATGATCCATATATTACTTTCGATAATAAATATATAGAGTCGGTTTGGAATCTTTTATCTAAGATTAACAAGAAAGGCCTCCTCTATAAGGGATATACTATTCAGCCATTTTCGCCTGCTGCTGGAACTGGTTTAAGTACTCACGAACTCAATCAACCCGGTTGTTATAAGGATGTAAAAGACACTACCCTTACAGCTCAGTTTAAAGTAGTGAGAAACGAAGATTCTGAAAGGCTTTTTGCCGATGTGGAAGATGAATTGTTCTTCTTAGCTTGGACAACTACTCCTTGGACTCTTCCATCAAATACTGCTTTGGCCGTGGGTAAGAAAATCGAATATGTGAAGATTAAAACCTTCAATCCATATACTCATCTACCAATTACTGCAATTATTGCTAAGCCTTTAATGGGGAAATACTTCCCAGAAAAGAATGCCGAGCTTAAACTAGAAGAATACGAAACCGGACAAAAAGCCATTCCTTTCCAAGTGATAGGAGAATGTGTGGGAACAGATTTGGCGGGTATTCGTTACGAGCAATTATTGCCTTATGCACAACCTGAAGACGGGGATGCTTTTAAAGTCATTATTGGCGATTTTGTAACTACTGAAGATGGTACTGGTATTGTTCATATTGCGCCTAGCTTTGGTGCGGATGATTTTAAAGTGGCTCAACAAAACGGAATTGGTGCTTTGACTATGGTTGAAAAAACCGGTCGTTTCAACGAGGAAATGGGTGAGTTTGCTGGGCGTTTTGTGAAAAGCGAATATTATGCTGATGAAGATCCATTGCGCAAAGAATCGGTGGATGTTGAAATTGTAATCAAGCTAAAGAAAGAAAACAGAGCTTTTAAATCTGAAAAATATACCCACTCTTATCCTCATTGTTGGAGAACCGATAAGCCTATTTTGTACTATCCTCTAGATTCTTGGTTTATTAAAACCACAGAGGTGAAGGATAAAATGATAGACCTAAACAAAACCATCAACTGGAAGCCAAAAGCTACTGGTGAAGGTCGTTTTGGTAATTGGCTCGAAAATCTAGTAGACTGGAACCTTTCTCGTTCTCGCTTCTGGGGTATTCCTCTTCCAATTTGGACCAGTGAAGATCGCACAGAGCAAATTGTTTTGGGTTCTGCTGAAGAGTTGAAAATAGAAGTAGATAAAGCTTATGCTGCTGGTGTAATGACTGAGAATCCAATGGAAAACTTTGTTCCTGGAAACATGAGCAAAGAAAACTATGAGACTTTCGATTTCCACCGTCCCTATGTAGATAAGATAGTATTGGTATCAGAAACTGGTCAGAAGATGTTCCGTGAGCCAGACTTGATTGATGTTTGGTTCGATTCTGGAGCTATGCCATATGCGCAATTGCATTATCCGTTTGAAAACAAAGAATTATTTGAGCAAAACTTCCCTGCTGACTTTATTGCCGAGGGTGTGGATCAAACTCGTGGATGGTTCTTTACCTTACATGCGATTGCATCCATGTTATTTGATGGTGTAGCCTTTAAAAATGTGGTTTCCAATGGTTTGGTATTGGATAAAAATGGAAATAAAATGTCGAAACGATTGGGCAATGGTGTTGATCCTTTCGAGACATTAGGAAAATATGGGCCAGATGCCACACGTTGGTATATGATCACCAATTCTCAACCTTGGGATAATTTGAAATTTGATGTGGCTGGTATTGATGAGGTGAGAAGAAAATTCTTCGGAACATTGCATAATACCTATGCTTTCTTCTCATTATATGCCAATATTGATGGTTTTACCTATGCGGAGGATGATATCGAATTTAGCCAACGACCAGAAATTGACAGATGGGTGCTTTCTGAATTAAACTCTTTAGTAAAAGAGGTTGATGAGGCATTTGGAGTATTCGAGCCCACAAGAGCTGGAAGAGCCATAGCACGTTTTGTTGACGAGCACTTAAGTAACTGGTTTGTTAGATTGAGTAGAAGAAGATTCTGGAAAGGTGAATATTCAGAAGATAAGATTTCTGCTTATCAAACCCTTTATACTTGCTTAGAGACTATTGCTATCATTAGCTCTCCAATTGCACCATTCTTCACAGATAACTTGTTCCGCGATTTAAATGCGGTTTCTGGAAAACGTAGCGAGGAAAGTATTCACCTTTGCATGATGCCTGTGGCCGACGAATCTAAAATAGATAAAGACCTAGAGGAGCGTATGCAAATGGCACAGACCTATTCTAGTATGGTTCTTTCCATGAGAAAGAAAAATAAAATTAGAGTTCGTCAGCCATTAAATAAAGTAATGATTCCTATTTTGGATGAGCGCTTCAAAGATCAGGTAGAGAAAATTACCGATTTGATTCTTTCTGAGGTTAATGTGAAAACATTAGAGTTTATGACAGAAGACAGCGGTATGTTGGTAAAGAAAATCAAAGCCAACTTTAAAGCCTTAGGTCCTAAATATGGTAAGATGATGAAGCAAATAGCTGCTGCTATTTCTCATTTTAGCCACGATGATATTAAGCAATTAGAAAACGAAGGTGTTTATCATATTGATATCAATGGTGTAGATGTAGCGATTGAAGTCAGCGATGTGGAAATCACTACCGATGATATTCCGGGTTGGTTAATTGCCACACAAGGAGCCTTAACTATTGCACTAGATATTACACTTACTGAAGAGTTGAGAGAGGAAGGTATTGCTAGAGATATCGTGAATAAAGTTCAGGGTTTGAGGAAGGATAAAGGCTTTGAGGTGACAGATCAGATTCATATAACAATTCAGAAACAGGTAGAAACTGATAATGCTATCAATAATAATAATTTGTATATTTGCTCAGAAACACTCGCATCAGAGCTAAAGCTGGTTGACACAGAATTGATAGGTGGTGAGGAAGTAGAATTGTCAGATTCTATTAAAGTGATAGTAAAAGTAGAGAAAATCAGCTAG
- a CDS encoding (2Fe-2S) ferredoxin domain-containing protein, translating to MKKHEISICMGSSCFARGNKATLQKIKEYLVKNDIEDKVLFRGNRCFDKCGKGPNLMIDDKMFHQVNADNVETYLDQFFSIFRIY from the coding sequence ATGAAAAAACATGAGATTAGTATTTGCATGGGAAGTTCGTGTTTTGCCAGAGGCAACAAAGCCACCTTGCAAAAGATAAAAGAGTATTTGGTTAAGAATGATATTGAAGACAAGGTATTATTTCGAGGCAACCGCTGCTTCGACAAATGCGGCAAAGGCCCCAATCTCATGATAGATGATAAGATGTTTCATCAGGTAAATGCTGATAATGTGGAAACTTATCTAGATCAATTTTTTAGCATATTTCGAATCTATTAA
- a CDS encoding [Fe-Fe] hydrogenase large subunit C-terminal domain-containing protein produces the protein MDDYLMKINIEKCVLCYACVRNCPVKAIAVSSQEDPPIQIINDRCVGCGACYEVCPYDAVEYKSSEKETKESLKSKEAVIALLAPSVAAEFPDITDYRKFAQMLHQLGFNKVYEVALGADLIAKEYNELFKKSRGKYYLTSNCPVVVSNVEKFQPELINNLAPIVSPWVAMAKVLKKEYGDACRIIYVGPCIAAKEEAKRYADQVKIDAVLTFEELRKMIDESGLVEKNLSYAEFDGPIANKGYLYPISNGLLQIMEKSEDLMDSKVITCEGHVDFVNSLSNFNNDVTEIKKHLNIFYCNGCISGPGIKKTTSKFVKQNKIVEFAKKRRKDFDQKSWEKAMQSYGKIDFSASFELNDQRIATPSSEEVDNILGTIGKNNDHSENGCGACGYKNCTEFSIAISKGLAEPDMCFTYTFRKNKQTIMELSKANQKMEETKAQLETSKREAHADKLAMEEAHQITHSMLQELPSAIVIVDKKLKIIQANKGLIDLLGTDAKDIAEVIPGLVGADLKSFIPFNVQKLFNFVLNSSDNIINRDIHLNDEIYTASFFSIKEKEIVGAVLRNMQQPEIQKEQVMERVTEVIDKNLEMVQKIGFLLGEGAAETEQMLNSILQTYKQAPSQETQFNISKLNE, from the coding sequence ATGGATGACTATTTGATGAAAATCAACATTGAAAAATGTGTTTTATGCTATGCATGCGTAAGAAATTGTCCAGTAAAAGCTATTGCAGTATCCTCCCAAGAAGATCCCCCTATTCAAATTATTAATGATAGATGTGTAGGTTGTGGGGCTTGTTATGAGGTTTGTCCTTATGATGCTGTTGAATATAAAAGTAGTGAAAAAGAAACCAAGGAATCCTTAAAAAGCAAAGAAGCCGTTATCGCTCTTTTGGCGCCTAGTGTAGCAGCTGAATTCCCTGATATCACTGACTATAGGAAGTTTGCTCAAATGCTTCATCAACTTGGTTTTAACAAAGTATATGAGGTAGCACTTGGAGCTGATCTAATTGCTAAAGAATATAACGAACTATTTAAAAAATCACGTGGGAAATATTACTTGACTAGCAATTGTCCAGTGGTAGTGTCCAATGTGGAGAAATTTCAGCCCGAATTAATTAACAACCTTGCTCCAATAGTTTCGCCATGGGTAGCCATGGCGAAGGTGTTAAAAAAAGAATATGGTGATGCTTGTAGAATTATATACGTAGGTCCATGTATAGCTGCTAAAGAGGAGGCCAAGAGATATGCCGACCAAGTAAAAATTGATGCTGTTCTAACTTTTGAGGAATTGCGTAAAATGATCGACGAGTCAGGTTTAGTGGAGAAGAATTTGAGTTATGCTGAGTTTGATGGACCTATTGCCAACAAAGGATACTTGTATCCTATAAGTAATGGGTTGCTCCAGATTATGGAGAAATCGGAAGACTTAATGGATTCCAAAGTCATTACCTGTGAAGGTCATGTGGATTTTGTAAATTCACTTTCAAACTTTAATAACGATGTCACTGAAATCAAAAAGCATTTAAATATCTTTTATTGCAACGGTTGTATTTCTGGTCCTGGAATCAAGAAAACTACAAGTAAGTTTGTGAAGCAAAATAAAATAGTAGAGTTTGCCAAAAAACGCAGAAAAGACTTTGATCAAAAGAGTTGGGAAAAAGCAATGCAGTCTTATGGAAAAATAGATTTTTCTGCCAGTTTTGAGCTTAACGATCAAAGGATAGCCACACCTTCAAGCGAGGAGGTTGATAATATATTAGGGACTATCGGTAAAAATAACGACCATAGTGAAAATGGTTGTGGCGCTTGTGGATATAAAAATTGCACTGAATTTTCAATTGCTATTAGTAAAGGTTTGGCTGAACCAGACATGTGTTTTACCTATACTTTCCGTAAGAATAAGCAAACCATAATGGAATTGAGTAAAGCCAATCAAAAAATGGAAGAAACCAAAGCCCAATTAGAAACCAGTAAAAGAGAAGCTCATGCTGATAAACTAGCCATGGAAGAAGCTCATCAAATTACGCACTCTATGCTTCAGGAATTGCCATCAGCCATAGTTATTGTTGATAAAAAGTTAAAAATTATTCAGGCCAATAAAGGCCTAATCGATTTGTTGGGAACTGATGCTAAAGACATAGCAGAAGTAATACCAGGTTTGGTGGGTGCCGATCTTAAGAGCTTTATTCCATTCAATGTTCAAAAGCTTTTCAATTTTGTGTTGAACTCTAGTGATAATATTATCAATAGAGATATTCATTTGAATGATGAAATTTATACTGCTTCTTTCTTCTCTATTAAGGAAAAAGAAATAGTTGGAGCGGTATTAAGGAATATGCAACAGCCTGAAATTCAGAAAGAACAAGTTATGGAGCGTGTTACTGAAGTCATTGATAAAAATCTGGAAATGGTACAAAAAATAGGATTCTTATTGGGAGAGGGTGCTGCAGAAACCGAACAGATGCTCAACTCAATTTTGCAAACCTATAAGCAAGCCCCAAGTCAAGAAACACAATTTAACATCAGTAAACTAAATGAATAA
- a CDS encoding lipoprotein signal peptidase: MKKAAIIVFLVLLVDQILKIYIKTHFHLGEEIHVMGDWFIIHFTENPGMAFGYELGFSWGKLALSLFRIGAIIALGFYIAHIVKRKSPASFVLSISLIMAGALGNMIDSAFYGMIFSDSMFHEVATAFPEGGGYASFLHGKVVDMFYFPLFSFTWPEWMPWLGGQMFTFFQPVFNVADASITIGVALILLFQKSFFKKDE, encoded by the coding sequence TTGAAAAAAGCAGCAATAATTGTATTTCTGGTACTTTTAGTAGATCAGATTTTAAAGATTTATATCAAAACCCATTTCCATTTAGGTGAGGAAATTCATGTGATGGGAGATTGGTTCATTATTCACTTTACTGAGAATCCCGGAATGGCTTTTGGCTATGAGTTGGGTTTCTCTTGGGGGAAATTAGCTTTGAGCCTTTTTAGAATTGGAGCCATCATTGCTTTGGGCTTTTATATCGCTCATATTGTGAAGCGAAAATCTCCTGCAAGCTTTGTTCTAAGTATTTCTTTAATTATGGCTGGAGCTTTAGGAAATATGATAGATAGTGCCTTTTATGGAATGATTTTTAGCGACAGTATGTTTCATGAGGTTGCAACGGCTTTCCCCGAAGGAGGTGGCTATGCCAGCTTTTTACATGGTAAAGTAGTAGATATGTTCTATTTTCCTTTATTTAGCTTTACTTGGCCCGAATGGATGCCATGGTTAGGTGGGCAGATGTTTACCTTCTTTCAGCCTGTATTTAATGTAGCGGACGCTTCTATCACTATTGGTGTAGCTTTGATATTGTTATTTCAGAAGAGCTTTTTTAAGAAAGACGAATAG
- a CDS encoding OmpP1/FadL family transporter, which translates to MTTKNLSKFSIPFFLVALLLFVSQIQAQSNLAYGPRAKSMAGAGTAIVENSIWGNSNPGGQVFLGQKLGIGIEIAMPKASYFVAGEPTEFEQTQSSIWPLGIKTGGVDSENKVLVIPQIGFNMSLDDNNSIGISIYGNGNKGKEYAAKTYYSPVIADFGSSEGFINPMGTVSYPTFMKLNQYFAALSYSRKFGDKLGIGISLVGAWQSFSAGGLEAFGSLHYSEFPNELTNNETANSFGVGGKLGVQWNVSKKFQAGVAFRTKLYMTTMDEYKGLISESGKLDIPSEWSIGLVYHPFDRFLMALDMNRICHSGVPAWGLAMKQKGAVSLGGENGGGFGRTDQMTYKFGIQYSIPKWQFRVGYQYSDLTLIASEFLLNMMMPDVITDHVSFGFSRDIGEQNISFAIVKGFKKTATGFNVMDNAQFMDLTAQNLLFEVAVEF; encoded by the coding sequence ATGACGACAAAAAATCTATCTAAATTTTCCATTCCTTTTTTCCTTGTGGCTTTGCTCTTATTCGTAAGTCAGATACAAGCTCAATCTAATTTGGCTTATGGCCCTAGAGCTAAATCAATGGCAGGAGCTGGAACTGCTATTGTAGAGAATTCCATATGGGGAAATTCCAATCCTGGCGGGCAAGTATTCCTAGGGCAAAAATTAGGAATTGGTATCGAGATTGCCATGCCTAAAGCTTCCTATTTTGTAGCTGGGGAACCAACAGAATTTGAACAAACTCAATCTAGTATATGGCCTTTAGGAATCAAAACAGGAGGAGTAGATTCCGAAAATAAAGTCTTGGTGATTCCTCAAATTGGATTTAATATGAGTCTTGATGACAATAATAGCATAGGAATCAGCATCTATGGAAATGGAAATAAAGGCAAGGAATATGCTGCAAAAACATATTATAGTCCTGTGATAGCAGATTTTGGTAGTAGCGAAGGATTTATCAATCCTATGGGAACAGTAAGCTATCCTACTTTTATGAAACTCAACCAATACTTTGCTGCCCTCTCTTACTCTAGAAAATTTGGAGACAAACTAGGAATTGGTATCAGCCTAGTTGGAGCTTGGCAATCGTTTAGCGCTGGAGGTCTAGAAGCCTTTGGAAGTTTACACTATTCAGAATTCCCAAATGAGCTTACCAATAACGAAACAGCCAACTCATTTGGTGTTGGCGGGAAATTAGGTGTACAATGGAATGTTTCTAAAAAATTTCAAGCTGGTGTAGCCTTTAGAACCAAGCTATATATGACGACCATGGACGAGTATAAAGGGTTAATTAGTGAATCTGGAAAACTAGATATCCCATCTGAGTGGAGTATCGGATTAGTTTACCATCCCTTTGATCGTTTTTTAATGGCTTTAGACATGAATAGAATATGTCATAGTGGTGTTCCAGCATGGGGATTGGCCATGAAACAGAAAGGTGCTGTTTCTCTTGGTGGCGAAAATGGAGGAGGCTTCGGAAGAACAGATCAGATGACTTATAAATTCGGTATACAATATAGCATCCCAAAATGGCAATTTAGAGTTGGTTACCAATATAGCGACTTAACTCTTATAGCATCAGAATTCCTTTTAAATATGATGATGCCTGATGTAATTACCGACCATGTGAGCTTTGGATTTTCAAGAGATATTGGTGAGCAAAACATAAGCTTTGCGATAGTGAAAGGTTTCAAAAAAACAGCCACTGGCTTTAATGTGATGGACAATGCTCAATTTATGGATTTAACAGCCCAGAACCTATTGTTTGAAGTCGCTGTAGAATTCTAA
- a CDS encoding redox-sensing transcriptional repressor Rex: MNMNTLPDKTVERLSQYRRNLLICKGKGKTHIFSHEIANIHHITPVQVRRDIMLIGYTGTLRKGYNVEELVTLIGEILDKQEGQNVAIIGAGNLGRAIMKYFHDRRDKLSIAAAFDTNKDKVGTEFDGIPIYHIDEMNRVIKEKNISIGIVSVPLEVAEETSKALVESGVQGILNYTPRPMNVPAHVYLEEYDMITSLEKVAYFAKMKNKK, encoded by the coding sequence ATGAATATGAACACATTGCCAGATAAGACAGTAGAGAGATTAAGTCAATACCGTAGAAACTTATTGATTTGTAAGGGAAAAGGAAAGACTCATATTTTTTCTCATGAAATAGCTAATATTCACCATATTACTCCAGTACAAGTTCGTCGTGATATTATGTTAATTGGATATACAGGTACTTTGAGAAAGGGATATAATGTTGAAGAGTTGGTGACTTTAATAGGAGAAATTCTTGACAAACAAGAAGGACAGAATGTTGCCATTATTGGTGCGGGAAATCTAGGTCGTGCTATAATGAAATATTTTCACGATAGAAGAGACAAGTTAAGCATAGCTGCTGCTTTCGATACCAATAAAGATAAAGTAGGAACAGAATTTGACGGTATCCCTATTTATCATATCGATGAAATGAATCGTGTGATTAAAGAAAAGAATATCTCCATTGGAATTGTGTCAGTCCCACTTGAAGTAGCTGAAGAAACCTCTAAAGCTCTAGTAGAATCAGGAGTCCAAGGAATTTTGAATTATACGCCTCGCCCTATGAATGTTCCAGCTCACGTATACTTGGAGGAATATGATATGATTACTTCTCTTGAGAAAGTAGCATATTTTGCCAAAATGAAGAATAAAAAGTAG
- a CDS encoding TraR/DksA C4-type zinc finger protein produces MDTETKKSRYSDSELQEFKEIIQGKVAKAKADLKMLTEAYINNNDNGTNDTSPTFKVLEEGNAVLTKEENSKLASRQEKFIQSLEMALIRIENKTYGICRETGKLIPKERLRSVPHATLSIDAKLNRPRI; encoded by the coding sequence ATGGATACTGAAACAAAAAAGAGCCGTTATTCGGATAGTGAATTACAAGAGTTTAAAGAAATTATTCAAGGTAAAGTTGCCAAGGCAAAAGCTGATTTAAAAATGCTTACCGAAGCATATATCAACAATAACGACAATGGCACTAACGATACTTCTCCTACTTTTAAAGTATTAGAGGAGGGCAATGCTGTTTTAACAAAAGAAGAAAACAGTAAATTAGCATCTCGTCAAGAAAAATTCATTCAGAGTTTAGAGATGGCCTTGATTCGTATTGAGAATAAGACTTATGGTATTTGCCGTGAGACTGGAAAATTAATTCCTAAAGAACGTTTGAGAAGTGTTCCTCATGCTACTTTAAGTATTGATGCAAAATTGAATAGACCTCGTATCTAA